The region ACCTCGGCCTGTGCCTATTTTGATCTTGGGCCCACCGTAAACGTCCAATCTCTTCACATTGTCATTGAGAGTTGGCCTGATGTTCTGTCGGTGGGAGATACAGCCATTGCGACTATTAAAACTGTCAACCAAGATTCTGTTACTGTATTCATGAGTGATACAGAGGTAGAGTGGCGGCTTGCAGATACTCATGTAGCAGGTTTACGAGGCGGTACAACCCCATGGAAGCGAGTCGTGGTGGGATTTGCCCCCGGGCGGACTTCGGTGCGAATTGATGTCCGAGTCTGGTGCCATTCCCTTCCACCGACAGGACCTGCCATCCATGGGGTATGCTTCTCCGACTCGGCATCACGAGAGCTGACGGTCATCCCTCCTGAGTAACTGGATACTGAACGACAACGCCCCCAGTTACCGCGAGCCGTTATTATCGCTTAGATAGCCCTGGAATTACGCCGCCGCAGGGACGGTTTCTTCCTCCAGCACATCTTCGGGGCGGAGCGTGTCCATGAACGAGTTGACGGAGAAGACTGCCTGGCCGGGGCCGCCATGCCGTGCTCCCGGTGGGGCTGGGCTTCGCCGCCGGGGCCATGGGGTGGATGATCGCCGCCGAGCTGATCCCCGAGGCGCTGCGCACCGCCGGCCGCGCCGCCGTGGCCACCACCGCCGTCGTCGCCGCCGTGGCCATGCTCGGCTTCCAGGCGGCGCTGTGACCCGTTCTCCCGGCATAAGGGTGTCACGCCACGTTGCCGAGCACCGTTCTGGTTCCGAACTGATCAGGATCACACAGAGAAACAGAGAACCGAATTCTCTGTTCCTCTGTTTCTCGGGCAGGAGCTGGAAACGAGGGGGGTGCCTCAAGCCGGGGGATGGGGGAACGCGTCCGCCGCCCCCGCGCGTCGCGTCCGGGCCCGGCGGATCGCCGCGGCGAGGAGGAAGAGCGCGCCGGCGCAGGCCGCCGCCAGCAGGGTCTGCTGGAGGAGAAGGGAGAGAGCGTCGGGGCGGAGGACGTTGAGGGCGGTGTCGACGAGGCCGTCGCCCTCCACCGGCACCTTGGGGAAGAACCTGCCGAGGGAGTACGGCCGCGCCCCGGAGAAAGGCCAGCCGAGCATGAGGTTGGTGGGGCCGCTGTCGTCCAGCAGGTCCACCAGGAGGTGCGACCCGTAGCCGACCCCCACCACCGCCGCCCACCGCCCCCCGCCGAAGGCGTATCCGATGAGCGCCCAGACGACGGCGGCCGCCACGCTGTGGGTGAAGGTGCCGTGGTAGGCGCCGCTCGCCCCGCGCGCGATTCCCAGGACGATGTCCACGTCGGGGAGCGCGGCCGCGCACCCGCCCACCGCCCACGCCGCCCAGCGCGGCGGCGGCCGGCGCGACGAGGCGCGGGCCACCTCGGCGAATCCGGCGCCGATCAGGAAGTGCGCGGGCGGGAACGCCATGCGTGGCCGGCTACGCCGCCGCGGGGACGGCCTCTTCCTCCAGCACCTCTTCGGGGCGGAGCGTGTCCATGAACGAGCTGACGGAGAAGACCGCGCGCCCCGGGCCCGCCACGCCGTAGCCCGGCGGCGGCTTCAGGCCGTGCTTCTCCAGCGTCTCGCGGTACACCTCCAGCAGCCGGATGTGGTACTCCAGCGGCGCGCCCTCGGGGTTGTCGCGCCCCAGCGGCGTGGCGGGCTCGGGGCACCAGGTGGTGAAGCGCGGCGTCACCCCGCGGCTCATGAAGTAGTCCAGCCCCTCGGCCGTGGAGCGGATCGCCTCGTCCACCGTGGCGAACCCGAACGGCTTCGCCATCTCCACCCCGGCCACGAAGTTGGGGATCACGTAGCGCGCCCCGAACACCTCCGCCGCGTCGAAGATGCGCCGGTGCCACTCCTCGCGGCCCACGTAGCGCTCCTTCCCCGGGCAGATGATCTCGAAGAGCCGCTTGTCCCACACCTCGTAGTTGGGGTGGTAGATGCGGATCCCGTAGTCGCGGTAGCGCTGCACGTCTTCCTTCGGCAGCGCCTGGGCCACCACCTTGCCGATCCAGCGCCCCGGGAAGCGCGCCTCGATCGCCTCGGCGTAGCGCCCGTAGAAGTCCGCCTCCTCCAGCCCGTCCACCTTGCTGGTGACGCTGCCGCCGGTGAGCGTGTACGCCTGCGACGCGCGCGCGGTGTCGTAGCGGTCGATGATCTCCAGCGCCTCCAGCACCTCGTCCACGGGCTTCACGCCGGTGTAGGGGCGGCCGGCGGCCTTGTGCTGGCGCCAGTTGTGGTTGATGTCGCAGTACTGGCACTCCTCCTTGGCCCCGAAGTACTGGCAGAGCCGGAGCACCGTCAGGTAGATCAGGTACCCCCACTGGATGGTGGGGGCGATCTCCATCACCTGCTTGCCGTTCGACAGCGGGTGCCGGTAGTACTCGGGCATCGGCGGCAGCGCCACGTCGGCCAGCGCGCGCCCCTCCAGCGAGAGCCGCAGCGCCCCGTCGCCATCCCGCGAGACGCGGTACGGCGAGTCGGGGTTCACGCGCACCGAGACGATGGTGCGGCGCAGCTCCCAGGGGCCGCCGGTGAGCGCCACCTCCTCGGGGGGGCGGCGGCGCGCGGCCTCGCCCAGCTGCGCCAGCGGCTTCTGGTCGAACGAGAAGATGAAGTACGACTTCGGCTTGACCTCGCCGTCCAGGTTGTCGGTGAGGGCCGCGTCGTCGAAGGCGATGCCGGTGCGCAGCAGGTCCTCCTTGAGGACCGCCTCGCGGGGGATGTGCGGGAAGCGGGCGATCAGCCCCTCGACCAGCTCGGTGCGTGTGTCGGCCAAGGTCTCCTTCCGGGGTTGTGGGCGCCGGAATCTACCGCAACCGCAAGGATTTGGCTAGCCGAACTTGCCGTTGCCCCAGTTCTGGATTGAGGTTCCTAGGACAGAATACGAACAATCTCTGATAACAGTACGTCAAGATCGCGAGAGAAGTCGACCTGAGTGCGCGTTGGGAGTACTTCTTTGCCGCGGATCTGAATGTGGAGGTGTGCATCCGCAATCCGCCGGGCGGAGAGTGATAGGTGCTGCATGGAGTCCTTGAATGACTTCGCACCGGGATAACTACTAGCGACTTCTGCGAATGTCTTAGCGTTGAATATGGGAGGCACGTGATCGATGATTGCGCGCGTAAGCATTGCTACCGCGAGGACACAGTTGTTCGCAGAACAAACGTTAAGCTCCTCGCAAAGGGCGATCAGTCGGCGTAAATCATATGCCGTGTTCTTCAATGCGCGTAGCTCATCGATCCGAGTGGGATCCACAAACTGCGACGTGAGTAGCTGAGTGGTCGGTTGCCCCGCTGGCACCACACTCCTTCGTCTATCGCGCTCCGAACGTAGGAGCCCTTGTTCCGGCGTCAGGATCACAAACGCCGGTGCGGTCAACTGTACTTTCCAGTCTAGCTCCTTTCCAATGTTGATGACTCGGAAAAAATCCGATTGCATGACTCCAAGCCGCAAGAAATCGGGTGTTGTGAACACAACATCATCATGGTTAAACCGCCACGACCAGAATAGTCGGTTTCGAATGTAAGCTTCGATAACGTCGTCGTCCGCCGCCTCTCGCTCCTCCCAAGCCTTGAACGAAGGCGAAAAACACTCAAGCTGGAACGGCATGGAAGCGCTGGGTGCTGATCCGGTAAGCCCTATCTTGTCAAGGTAATCCCCGATACAAGCCTCAGCGAAGTGAACGAAATTCAAATCTTTGATGTCGGTACTCGGAAAACCGAAGGCGGTCGGGGAGACAGTTTCCAGGACCGTACCTGAGAAAAGCACACAGTGGCGACTCTCCTCTGCGCCTGGGGCCTGCCTGACCATAAAGTAGTAGCCTACCGCATCACGATTAGGAATGGGCCCACTGCCCTCAAAAGAAAAGATTTCGACTGCCTTCTCTCCATCTCGCGAGATGATAACCGAAGGCCGATATGTGAAGCTTCTGCCACTCATGCTGTCGGTTCCTGAGAATCGGGTGATGGGGATAATTAATGCCCGCCTGCGAGGAGATCCGCCAGTGAAGAGTCACCCCGGCCGCCGCGGGCGCTGCTTCGCCGATACGGACTTGATGACGATGCGGCCGGGGCGCGTGCCGTCCAGCGGCTGCGGCGCGCGCGCGACCGCCTGCGCGATCAGCTCGCGGACCTGGGGCCGGTCCAGGTCGGCCGCGTCCTCGAGCACGAGGTGGCGGGTCTGGCTGCCGCTGCCTTTCAGCAGCCCGTGCGGGTCGGGGAGACCGGTGCCGCGCAGGAAGAAGACGCTGACCCAGCGCGGGAACAGCGTGACGGAGAGGACCGCCTCCGAGGTGCGCTCCGTGGGGCCGAAGGCGACGGCGAGCGCGTTGTAGTTGTCGTACACCAGCTCGACGGCGCCGGGGAGGAGCGCCCGCACCTTCTCGAGCGCCTCGCGGGCCGTGGCGGCGACCTCGGGCGTGTACCGGTCGATGAAGCCGTCGAGCTGCTCTGCGGGGGACGCGTCGCTCATGATTCGATCATGCCTTTCGCGGCGGTGACGACGTGGGCGGGCGCCTCCAGCACCACCGTGCCGTCGCCGGCGGCGAAGCGGCCGAGCACCT is a window of Longimicrobium sp. DNA encoding:
- a CDS encoding metal-dependent hydrolase, producing MAFPPAHFLIGAGFAEVARASSRRPPPRWAAWAVGGCAAALPDVDIVLGIARGASGAYHGTFTHSVAAAVVWALIGYAFGGGRWAAVVGVGYGSHLLVDLLDDSGPTNLMLGWPFSGARPYSLGRFFPKVPVEGDGLVDTALNVLRPDALSLLLQQTLLAAACAGALFLLAAAIRRARTRRAGAADAFPHPPA
- a CDS encoding radical SAM protein, with translation MADTRTELVEGLIARFPHIPREAVLKEDLLRTGIAFDDAALTDNLDGEVKPKSYFIFSFDQKPLAQLGEAARRRPPEEVALTGGPWELRRTIVSVRVNPDSPYRVSRDGDGALRLSLEGRALADVALPPMPEYYRHPLSNGKQVMEIAPTIQWGYLIYLTVLRLCQYFGAKEECQYCDINHNWRQHKAAGRPYTGVKPVDEVLEALEIIDRYDTARASQAYTLTGGSVTSKVDGLEEADFYGRYAEAIEARFPGRWIGKVVAQALPKEDVQRYRDYGIRIYHPNYEVWDKRLFEIICPGKERYVGREEWHRRIFDAAEVFGARYVIPNFVAGVEMAKPFGFATVDEAIRSTAEGLDYFMSRGVTPRFTTWCPEPATPLGRDNPEGAPLEYHIRLLEVYRETLEKHGLKPPPGYGVAGPGRAVFSVSSFMDTLRPEEVLEEEAVPAAA
- a CDS encoding DUF1801 domain-containing protein, translated to MSDASPAEQLDGFIDRYTPEVAATAREALEKVRALLPGAVELVYDNYNALAVAFGPTERTSEAVLSVTLFPRWVSVFFLRGTGLPDPHGLLKGSGSQTRHLVLEDAADLDRPQVRELIAQAVARAPQPLDGTRPGRIVIKSVSAKQRPRRPG